A genome region from Streptomyces xanthophaeus includes the following:
- a CDS encoding GNAT family N-acetyltransferase: MTGFEITGASAADMELIRDWADEEGWNPGDSDRFAFAVADPEGFLIGRLDGEPVACISAVRYGAGFGFIGFYIARPAVRGQGYGIRLWHAGMERLDGRLVGLDGVVDQQANYRKSGFRWAWNNFRYEGTPQGDEDGAVEIVDAGTLPFGRLAAYDRRFFPAPRDAFLSAWTGLPGRTALAAVRDGRIEGLGVIRPSSAAHRIGPLYAATPAVAAALVRGLARHAPDGLVSVDVPDANPAAGALFERLGLAPAFETARMYTGPAPDLALPELFGVTSLELG; encoded by the coding sequence ATGACGGGATTCGAGATCACTGGTGCGAGCGCCGCCGACATGGAGCTGATCCGCGACTGGGCCGACGAGGAGGGCTGGAACCCGGGGGACTCGGACCGGTTCGCCTTCGCGGTCGCGGACCCGGAGGGGTTCCTCATCGGGCGGCTGGACGGCGAGCCGGTGGCCTGTATCTCCGCCGTGCGGTACGGCGCAGGCTTCGGCTTCATCGGCTTCTACATCGCCCGGCCGGCCGTCCGCGGCCAGGGGTACGGCATCCGGCTGTGGCATGCCGGGATGGAACGGCTCGACGGGCGGCTCGTGGGCCTGGACGGGGTCGTCGACCAGCAGGCCAACTACCGTAAATCAGGCTTCCGGTGGGCCTGGAACAACTTCCGCTACGAGGGCACCCCGCAGGGGGACGAGGACGGCGCGGTCGAGATCGTGGACGCGGGAACCCTGCCCTTCGGCCGGCTCGCCGCCTACGACCGGCGGTTCTTCCCCGCGCCGCGGGACGCCTTCCTGTCGGCCTGGACCGGACTGCCCGGCCGCACCGCGCTGGCCGCCGTCCGGGACGGCCGCATCGAGGGCCTCGGCGTGATCCGCCCCTCCAGCGCCGCCCACCGGATCGGCCCGCTCTACGCGGCCACCCCGGCGGTGGCGGCGGCCCTGGTGCGGGGGCTGGCCCGGCACGCCCCCGACGGGCTGGTGTCCGTGGACGTACCGGACGCCAACCCGGCGGCCGGCGCGCTCTTCGAACGCCTCGGCCTCGCCCCGGCCTTCGAGACGGCCCGGATGTACACCGGCCCGGCACCGGACCTCGCGCTGCCGGAGCTCTTCGGGGTGACCAGTCTCGAACTGGGATGA
- a CDS encoding ATP-grasp domain-containing protein: protein MATTTATTTTVLHCNDPLNERRVDAHFAAEARQLRAAGGTVLLIDHDALLAGDAERAVARVPDGTGAVWYRGWMIPAGRYAALDAALRRRGAELVVTPEAYRRAHELPGWYETFAGLTPVSGWLPAGPGAAPDPEELAALAAGLPPGAAVVKDYVKSRKHEWDEACYVPDLADPAALHRVVARFVELQGESLAGGVVLRAFEHFVTPEAAAAEIRVWWRDGAPRLVTAHPDSPVTEIPRAALEPALEPVRAAVEALGCPFVTTDLALRADGVWRVVEVGDGQVSDLHRDADQAEFVRILTADQAPLRTPDPSGTTPA, encoded by the coding sequence ATGGCTACGACAACCGCGACCACCACCACCGTCCTCCACTGCAACGACCCGTTGAACGAACGCCGGGTCGACGCCCACTTCGCGGCGGAGGCCCGGCAGTTGCGCGCCGCCGGGGGCACGGTCCTGCTCATCGACCACGACGCGCTGCTCGCCGGGGACGCCGAGCGGGCCGTCGCACGCGTGCCGGACGGGACCGGAGCCGTCTGGTACCGGGGCTGGATGATCCCCGCGGGCCGGTACGCCGCACTGGACGCGGCCCTGCGCCGGCGCGGCGCCGAGCTCGTCGTCACCCCGGAGGCGTACCGCCGGGCGCACGAACTCCCCGGCTGGTACGAGACCTTCGCGGGCCTGACCCCGGTCAGCGGCTGGTTGCCGGCGGGGCCGGGGGCGGCCCCGGACCCGGAGGAGCTCGCGGCCCTCGCGGCGGGCCTGCCGCCGGGGGCCGCCGTCGTGAAGGACTACGTGAAGTCCCGCAAGCACGAGTGGGACGAGGCCTGCTACGTGCCCGACCTCGCCGACCCGGCCGCGCTGCACCGCGTCGTCGCCCGCTTCGTCGAACTGCAGGGCGAGTCCCTGGCGGGCGGGGTGGTGCTGCGGGCCTTCGAGCACTTCGTCACGCCGGAGGCGGCGGCCGCGGAGATACGGGTGTGGTGGCGGGACGGGGCGCCCCGGCTGGTCACCGCCCACCCCGACAGCCCGGTCACCGAGATCCCGCGAGCGGCCCTCGAACCGGCCCTCGAACCGGTCCGGGCTGCGGTCGAGGCGCTGGGCTGCCCCTTCGTGACCACCGACCTCGCACTGCGCGCGGACGGGGTCTGGCGGGTCGTCGAAGTGGGGGACGGTCAGGTCAGCGACCTTCACCGGGATGCCGATCAGGCCGAGTTCGTGCGTATTCTGACGGCTGATCAGGCACCCCTGCGCACACCGGACCCATCTGGTACAACACCGGCATGA
- a CDS encoding helix-turn-helix domain-containing protein, which yields MDDKPSPHQAVLDEVAPRLRRLRARRGLTLAALSETTGISKSTLSRLESGQRRPSLELLLPLAAAYQVPLDDLVGAPEVGDPRVRLTPRTLPNGGTAVPLTRGPGPLQAYKMLIPDRGGEPEPRTHEGYEWLYVLEGRLRLVLAEHDLVLGPGEAAEFDTRLPHWFTSADGRPVEILSLFGRQGERMHVRAKPRA from the coding sequence ATGGACGACAAGCCATCCCCCCACCAGGCGGTCCTCGACGAGGTCGCCCCCCGGCTCAGACGGCTGCGCGCCCGGCGGGGTCTCACCCTGGCCGCGCTCTCCGAGACGACCGGCATCTCGAAGAGCACCCTGTCCCGGCTGGAGTCCGGGCAGCGCCGCCCCAGCCTGGAACTGCTGCTGCCGCTCGCGGCCGCGTACCAGGTACCCCTGGACGACCTGGTGGGCGCTCCCGAAGTGGGGGACCCGCGGGTGCGGCTGACCCCCCGCACCCTTCCGAACGGCGGCACCGCCGTGCCGCTGACCCGGGGCCCGGGCCCCCTCCAGGCGTACAAGATGCTCATCCCAGACCGGGGCGGCGAACCGGAGCCGCGGACGCACGAGGGCTACGAGTGGCTGTACGTGCTGGAGGGCCGGCTGCGCCTCGTCCTCGCCGAGCACGACCTGGTCCTCGGCCCCGGCGAGGCCGCCGAGTTCGACACCCGGCTGCCCCACTGGTTCACCAGCGCGGACGGGCGGCCGGTGGAGATCCTCAGCCTCTTCGGGCGGCAGGGCGAGCGCATGCACGTCCGGGCGAAGCCCCGCGCGTGA
- a CDS encoding SSI family serine proteinase inhibitor, whose amino-acid sequence MRSIAKGLGLGSAAMALTALTALAWPGTAGAAPTGTESLYAPSALVVSVTAGPDARTGTVMRAVTLVCSPAPGGTHPHAAAACAELRANGSQLDPLAAPASDAVCTREWNPMTVAAVGVWQGRRLSYTYTFANPCGLRNTSGALFGF is encoded by the coding sequence ATGCGGTCCATCGCAAAGGGTCTCGGGCTCGGTTCCGCCGCCATGGCGCTCACCGCGCTCACCGCGCTGGCCTGGCCGGGTACGGCCGGAGCCGCACCGACCGGTACGGAGAGCCTGTACGCGCCGTCCGCACTGGTGGTCAGCGTGACGGCAGGACCCGATGCCAGGACGGGCACGGTCATGCGCGCGGTGACCCTCGTCTGCTCGCCGGCGCCCGGCGGGACGCACCCGCACGCGGCCGCGGCGTGCGCCGAATTACGTGCGAACGGCTCGCAGCTCGACCCGCTCGCGGCGCCGGCCTCCGACGCCGTCTGTACGAGGGAGTGGAACCCGATGACGGTGGCGGCCGTCGGGGTGTGGCAGGGCCGTCGGCTCAGCTACACGTACACGTTCGCCAATCCGTGCGGCCTGCGGAACACCTCCGGCGCGCTGTTCGGTTTCTGA
- a CDS encoding MFS transporter has product MSPHTDSATGPRQHRTTGDDGGPAAGAHRPAVRWALAGLSLSVLLSSLGTGIAHVGLPTLAHVFSASFQEVQWIVLAYLLAITTLVVGVGRLGDLVGRRRLLLAGISLFTAASVLCAAAPTLWLLVGARAAQGLGAAVMMALTMAFVGETVPKERTGSAMGLLGTMSAVGTALGPSLGGALLAGFGWRALFLVNVPLGIAAFLLSRRHLPADRRESGADRARFDHLGTLLLALTLAAYALAMTLGGGRFGPLNTALLLAAACGVALFVRAEARAASPLVQRALFRDPVIGAGLASSALVSTVMMATLVVGPFYLSRTLGLDEAPAGLVLSVGPLVAAVTGMPAGRLADRFGAQRMTLLGLSAMTAGALTLSLTPASLGVPGYVAPLAVVTAGYAVFQTANNTAVMADAGPDRRGVVSGMLGLSRNLGLVTGASLMGAVFAHASATADIASAPAGAVATGMRSTFLVAAALILVALAAVAAPGRFSRRPDPAADGTAGRPGRGGWRRGW; this is encoded by the coding sequence ATGAGCCCACACACCGATTCCGCGACCGGCCCCCGGCAGCACCGCACCACCGGCGACGACGGCGGCCCGGCCGCCGGCGCGCACCGGCCTGCGGTCCGGTGGGCGCTCGCCGGTCTCTCCCTCTCCGTGCTGCTGTCCTCGCTCGGCACCGGCATCGCCCACGTCGGCCTGCCGACCCTGGCGCACGTGTTCTCCGCGTCGTTCCAGGAGGTCCAGTGGATCGTCCTGGCCTATCTCCTCGCGATCACCACCCTGGTCGTGGGGGTCGGACGCCTCGGCGACCTCGTCGGCCGCCGGCGGCTGCTCCTCGCGGGAATCTCCTTGTTCACCGCGGCCTCGGTGCTGTGCGCCGCCGCCCCCACGCTCTGGCTCCTGGTCGGAGCCCGGGCCGCGCAGGGCCTGGGAGCCGCCGTGATGATGGCCCTCACCATGGCGTTCGTGGGTGAGACGGTCCCGAAGGAGCGGACGGGCAGCGCCATGGGGCTGCTGGGCACCATGTCCGCGGTGGGTACCGCTCTCGGTCCTTCGCTGGGCGGGGCCCTGCTCGCCGGGTTCGGCTGGCGGGCGCTCTTCCTCGTCAACGTGCCGCTGGGCATCGCGGCGTTCCTGCTCTCGCGCCGCCATCTGCCCGCCGACCGGCGGGAAAGCGGAGCCGACCGGGCCCGCTTCGACCACCTGGGAACGCTGCTGCTCGCGCTGACCCTCGCCGCCTACGCGCTCGCGATGACCCTCGGCGGCGGCCGTTTCGGCCCGCTCAACACGGCGCTGCTGCTGGCCGCCGCCTGCGGGGTCGCCCTCTTCGTGCGCGCCGAGGCGAGGGCGGCTTCCCCCTTGGTGCAACGGGCGCTCTTCCGCGATCCGGTCATCGGTGCGGGCCTCGCCTCGAGCGCACTGGTGTCGACGGTGATGATGGCGACGCTGGTGGTCGGGCCGTTCTACCTCTCCCGGACGCTCGGACTCGACGAGGCCCCGGCCGGACTCGTCCTGTCGGTCGGTCCGCTGGTCGCCGCGGTGACCGGGATGCCCGCCGGGCGCCTCGCGGACCGGTTCGGCGCACAGCGCATGACCCTGCTCGGGCTCTCGGCCATGACGGCCGGGGCCCTCACCCTGTCCCTCACTCCTGCTTCGCTCGGTGTCCCCGGTTACGTCGCCCCGCTCGCGGTCGTGACCGCGGGCTACGCGGTGTTCCAGACGGCCAACAACACCGCCGTCATGGCGGACGCCGGCCCGGACCGGCGGGGCGTCGTCTCCGGCATGCTGGGCCTCTCGCGCAATCTCGGCCTCGTCACCGGTGCGTCCCTCATGGGCGCCGTGTTCGCGCACGCGTCGGCGACGGCCGACATCGCCTCGGCGCCCGCCGGGGCCGTGGCCACCGGGATGCGGTCCACCTTCCTGGTCGCGGCGGCCTTGATCCTCGTCGCGCTCGCCGCCGTCGCCGCGCCGGGCCGTTTCAGCCGGCGGCCGGACCCGGCAGCGGACGGCACAGCAGGGCGGCCGGGGAGGGGCGGGTGGCGGCGCGGGTGGTGA
- a CDS encoding glycoside hydrolase family 5 protein translates to MKSLLRAVLCALLLVAGALSAPSAQTAHAAAPPSAAATGTAESWTPPLSTRGRYIVDAQGNRFRLRSGNWDGAQGSWNGSGDRDDPATHHSGQNAHGIPIGLDRVPLPALLADFRAAGLNSIRLPFSNEMLRGTAPVPDSAVAANPALRGRTPLQVYDAVVAALADAGFAVILNNHTVTTRWCCGLDGNERWNSGRSTAQWADDWVFLARRYRDNPRVVGADLYNEVRRDVLDDPNWGLGDNHDWHAAAQEAADRILTEANPQLLIVVEGINWFGLPVDGFPHGRPTLTPVRTLSHTLVTSNKLVYSAHFYGYTGPRHSGATGIGETHDPRYQDMTAAELERTLYDQAFFVSAETGTHFTAPVWISEFGIGADESGAAPRAWFDRLTGYLTRSDADFAYWPLVGWSTTAQGTQGGDTWALLRYDAAGRRSGVLDAADWRTARWSPLTTTPGRTGPVPATAAWYQLTTDHRDHNASLRTRAAGDWDSGARKAVCPDGAGLTGLAHTGGRGLCTTSDLRAPTGGHTVVGDERYVPAGGDWATGYTKFQCPAGQFLIGYSLRGERVSAALCAPARTALPAGGRTVWFDRGDNRPAGGPGGDFAYGNYKGQCLPTEYAAGIAFTTRAATRPSPAALLCRPLPGPAAG, encoded by the coding sequence ATGAAGAGCCTGTTACGCGCGGTCCTGTGCGCCCTCCTGCTGGTGGCCGGCGCCCTGTCGGCGCCGTCCGCACAGACCGCTCACGCCGCCGCCCCGCCGTCCGCGGCCGCCACGGGCACCGCCGAGTCCTGGACCCCGCCGCTGTCCACCCGCGGCCGGTACATCGTCGACGCGCAGGGCAACCGCTTCCGCCTGCGCTCGGGGAACTGGGACGGAGCCCAGGGATCCTGGAACGGCTCGGGCGACCGCGACGACCCCGCCACGCACCACAGCGGGCAGAACGCCCACGGCATCCCGATCGGCCTGGACCGGGTACCCCTGCCCGCCCTGCTCGCCGACTTCCGGGCCGCGGGGCTCAACAGCATCCGGCTGCCCTTCTCCAACGAGATGCTGCGCGGCACCGCCCCCGTCCCGGACTCCGCCGTCGCCGCCAATCCGGCCCTGCGCGGCCGCACACCCCTCCAGGTCTACGACGCCGTGGTCGCAGCCCTCGCCGACGCCGGGTTCGCCGTCATCCTCAACAACCACACCGTCACCACCCGCTGGTGCTGCGGGCTCGACGGCAACGAACGCTGGAACAGCGGCCGCTCCACCGCCCAGTGGGCCGACGACTGGGTCTTCCTCGCCCGCCGCTACCGCGACAACCCGCGCGTGGTCGGCGCCGATCTCTACAACGAGGTCCGCCGCGACGTCCTCGACGACCCCAACTGGGGCCTCGGCGACAACCACGACTGGCACGCGGCCGCCCAGGAGGCTGCCGACCGCATCCTCACCGAGGCCAACCCCCAGCTGCTGATCGTCGTCGAGGGCATCAACTGGTTCGGCCTCCCCGTGGACGGCTTCCCGCACGGCCGTCCCACCCTCACCCCCGTACGCACGCTCTCCCACACCCTGGTCACCTCGAACAAGCTGGTCTACTCCGCCCACTTCTACGGCTACACCGGCCCCCGGCACAGCGGCGCCACCGGCATCGGCGAGACCCACGACCCCCGCTACCAGGACATGACCGCGGCGGAGCTCGAACGGACCCTCTACGACCAGGCCTTCTTCGTGTCCGCGGAGACCGGCACGCACTTCACCGCCCCCGTGTGGATCAGCGAGTTCGGTATCGGGGCCGACGAGAGCGGCGCCGCCCCGCGCGCCTGGTTCGACCGGCTCACCGGGTACCTGACGCGCTCCGACGCCGACTTCGCGTACTGGCCCCTCGTCGGCTGGAGCACCACCGCCCAGGGCACCCAGGGCGGCGACACCTGGGCGCTGCTGCGCTACGACGCGGCAGGCCGCCGCTCCGGCGTCCTGGACGCGGCGGACTGGCGCACCGCCCGGTGGTCCCCGCTCACCACCACCCCCGGCCGCACCGGACCGGTCCCCGCCACCGCCGCCTGGTACCAGCTGACCACGGACCACCGCGACCACAACGCCTCGCTGCGCACCCGGGCCGCGGGGGACTGGGACAGCGGGGCCCGCAAGGCGGTCTGCCCCGACGGCGCCGGCCTCACCGGCCTCGCCCACACCGGGGGCCGCGGCCTGTGCACCACCTCCGACCTGCGCGCCCCGACGGGCGGGCACACCGTGGTCGGCGACGAGAGGTACGTCCCGGCGGGAGGCGACTGGGCCACCGGGTACACCAAGTTCCAGTGCCCGGCCGGCCAGTTCCTGATCGGGTACAGCCTGCGCGGCGAGCGGGTCTCGGCGGCCCTGTGCGCCCCGGCCCGTACGGCACTTCCCGCAGGCGGCCGGACGGTGTGGTTCGACCGGGGCGACAACCGCCCGGCGGGCGGCCCCGGCGGCGACTTCGCCTACGGGAACTACAAGGGCCAGTGCCTGCCCACCGAGTACGCGGCGGGCATCGCCTTCACCACCCGCGCCGCCACCCGCCCCTCCCCGGCCGCCCTGCTGTGCCGTCCGCTGCCGGGTCCGGCCGCCGGCTGA
- a CDS encoding ABC transporter permease, with protein sequence MLTIALRTARDRWVTFAGSFVALALGVGLIATMGLGLAATLDAPQRLPERFAQAPVVVKGDDVLRVPVPGGERTGRLAHPRPVTPEIARRLAALGPTTEDRSFPVRAEGGPEQLVGHPWSVAAFAPYTLDAGRPPRSDDEVVTTGWARPGTRIGTDRGPVTVVGTVADRGFEDAVFWTDARAALIAPAVDQLVVAADPTAVRDAVRDAVRPLPGRGTGVRVLTGPDRRLADPDPERDSEALLAVNAALGTAGGVTGFVSVFVVASTFAFAVAQRRKEFALLRTAGATPGQIRRTVIAEALLLGVVASAAGCLLGAYGAPLFVAYLVDEGFAPRWFAVGDAIWPYHAAFWAGLLVALAGAVAASWRAGRVAPSEALREAAFETRTMTPGRWILGAGLLLAGLGTLAHALLTDPSDLLHRKTYTSRPMLFIVAFALLSPVLVRPLVQLVAWLPARLPGAGGMLVRENAAAGIRRTAAVAAPVLVTVALAGSLLGTTATLNEAKAAEIRQRTTADHIVTAGAGGFDPATVERFRAVPGTEISATAATSVHVLEEGTALIRSDARAADPGALARTAQLPLTAGSVTDLDDDSVIVTAEWERHTVGSTVEVWLGDGTRKALRIAAVMSVGTGGNGAYVTPANAPGATVDRIDVRLAPGADGAAVEAALAEAARQAGGRVLTKDRWMAENRPGTARTTRTGFLLVLGIALLYTGIALAGTLVMAASDRARDLAVLRLAGATRWQVLRLVAGESLLVVLVGAVTGTLVAALNLAGVRAALGLLDVRSALVIPWGALGTTTAACAAVAVVSAVVPAALCLRRRAAGTAGVRDRGPRGHGPGLLRRCW encoded by the coding sequence GTGCTGACCATCGCCCTGCGCACCGCGCGCGACCGCTGGGTCACCTTCGCCGGAAGCTTCGTGGCCCTGGCGCTCGGCGTCGGCCTCATCGCCACCATGGGCCTCGGACTCGCCGCCACGCTCGACGCCCCGCAGCGCCTCCCGGAACGGTTCGCCCAGGCCCCCGTCGTCGTCAAGGGCGACGACGTGCTGCGCGTCCCCGTCCCGGGCGGGGAGCGCACCGGCAGGCTCGCCCACCCCCGGCCCGTCACCCCCGAAATCGCACGGCGGCTGGCCGCCCTCGGCCCGACCACCGAGGACCGGTCCTTCCCCGTCCGTGCCGAGGGCGGGCCGGAGCAACTGGTCGGCCATCCCTGGTCGGTCGCCGCCTTCGCCCCGTACACCCTGGACGCGGGCCGCCCCCCGCGCTCCGACGACGAGGTCGTCACCACCGGCTGGGCCCGGCCCGGGACCCGGATCGGCACCGACCGCGGCCCCGTGACCGTGGTCGGCACCGTCGCCGACCGCGGCTTCGAGGACGCCGTCTTCTGGACCGACGCCCGCGCCGCCCTGATCGCGCCCGCCGTCGACCAGCTCGTCGTCGCCGCCGACCCGACCGCCGTGCGGGACGCCGTACGGGACGCCGTACGCCCGCTCCCGGGACGGGGCACCGGCGTACGGGTCCTGACCGGCCCGGACCGCCGCCTCGCCGACCCCGACCCCGAGCGCGACAGCGAGGCCCTGCTCGCCGTGAACGCCGCACTCGGCACCGCGGGCGGCGTCACCGGCTTCGTATCGGTCTTCGTCGTCGCCTCCACCTTCGCCTTCGCGGTCGCCCAGCGTCGCAAGGAGTTCGCCCTGCTGCGCACGGCCGGCGCCACCCCGGGCCAGATCCGCCGCACCGTGATCGCCGAGGCACTGCTGCTCGGCGTGGTGGCCTCCGCCGCCGGCTGCCTGCTCGGGGCGTACGGGGCGCCCCTGTTCGTCGCGTACCTGGTGGACGAGGGCTTCGCACCCCGCTGGTTCGCCGTCGGCGACGCCATCTGGCCCTACCACGCGGCCTTCTGGGCCGGTCTGCTCGTCGCCCTCGCGGGAGCTGTCGCCGCGTCCTGGCGGGCGGGCCGGGTCGCCCCCTCCGAGGCACTGCGCGAAGCCGCCTTCGAGACGCGGACCATGACCCCGGGCCGCTGGATCCTCGGCGCGGGACTGCTGCTGGCGGGCCTCGGCACCCTCGCCCACGCCCTGCTCACCGACCCGTCGGACCTGCTCCACCGCAAGACGTACACCAGCCGCCCCATGCTGTTCATCGTGGCCTTCGCCCTGCTGTCACCGGTGCTGGTGCGGCCGCTGGTCCAGCTGGTCGCCTGGCTCCCCGCCCGGCTGCCGGGTGCCGGCGGGATGCTGGTCCGGGAGAACGCGGCGGCCGGCATCCGCCGTACGGCGGCCGTCGCCGCCCCCGTCCTGGTCACCGTGGCTCTCGCCGGATCGCTGCTGGGCACCACCGCCACGCTGAACGAGGCCAAGGCCGCCGAGATCCGGCAGCGGACCACCGCCGACCACATCGTCACGGCCGGCGCGGGCGGGTTCGATCCGGCCACGGTCGAGCGGTTCCGGGCCGTACCCGGAACGGAGATCTCCGCCACCGCGGCGACCTCCGTCCATGTGCTGGAGGAGGGCACGGCGCTCATCCGGTCCGACGCCCGCGCCGCGGACCCCGGGGCCCTGGCCCGGACCGCCCAACTGCCCCTGACCGCCGGATCGGTCACCGACCTCGACGACGACTCCGTCATCGTCACCGCGGAATGGGAGCGGCACACCGTCGGATCCACCGTCGAGGTGTGGCTCGGCGACGGCACCCGCAAGGCCCTGCGGATCGCCGCCGTGATGAGCGTCGGCACCGGCGGCAACGGGGCCTACGTCACCCCCGCCAACGCCCCCGGCGCGACGGTGGACCGGATCGACGTACGCCTCGCCCCGGGTGCGGACGGCGCGGCGGTCGAAGCCGCGCTGGCCGAGGCGGCCCGGCAGGCCGGAGGCCGCGTCCTCACCAAGGACCGGTGGATGGCCGAGAACCGCCCCGGGACCGCGCGCACCACCCGGACCGGCTTCCTGCTGGTCCTCGGCATCGCCCTGCTCTACACGGGGATCGCGCTCGCCGGCACCCTGGTCATGGCCGCCTCCGACCGGGCCCGCGACCTCGCGGTGCTGCGCCTGGCCGGAGCCACCCGGTGGCAGGTCCTGCGGCTGGTGGCGGGGGAGTCCCTGCTGGTGGTCCTCGTCGGCGCGGTCACCGGGACCCTGGTCGCCGCCCTGAACCTGGCCGGGGTCCGGGCGGCGCTCGGCCTCCTGGACGTCAGGAGCGCCCTGGTGATCCCGTGGGGCGCCCTCGGGACGACGACCGCCGCCTGCGCGGCCGTGGCGGTGGTTTCCGCGGTCGTCCCGGCCGCGCTGTGCCTGCGTCGCCGGGCGGCCGGGACGGCGGGCGTGCGGGACCGAGGCCCCCGCGGACACGGCCCGGGGCTGCTCAGGCGGTGCTGGTGA
- a CDS encoding ABC transporter ATP-binding protein, with protein MENDAIQLKDVTRVFGAGDRAVTALDRVSLDFPRGTFTAVMGPSGSGKSTLLQCAAGLDRPTSGSVRVGGTELGGLGESRLTLLRRDRIGFVFQAYNLLPALTAEQNVALPLRLAGRRPARAEVREVLARVGLGDRARHRPAQLSGGQQQRVALARALITRPEVLFGDEPTGALDSQTGREVLTLLRAMVDTERQTVVMVTHDPVAASYADRVVFLADGRPGGELRGAHAQDIAARMTALEGAPC; from the coding sequence ATGGAAAACGACGCGATCCAACTCAAGGACGTCACACGGGTCTTCGGAGCGGGCGACCGGGCCGTCACCGCCCTCGACCGGGTCTCCCTCGACTTCCCGCGGGGCACCTTCACCGCGGTCATGGGCCCGTCCGGCTCCGGCAAGTCCACCCTGCTGCAGTGCGCGGCAGGACTCGACCGGCCGACCTCCGGCAGTGTGCGGGTGGGCGGTACCGAACTCGGCGGGCTCGGCGAGAGCAGGCTGACCCTGCTGCGCCGTGACCGCATCGGCTTCGTCTTCCAGGCCTACAACCTGCTGCCCGCCCTGACCGCCGAACAGAACGTCGCCCTGCCACTGCGGCTGGCCGGCCGCCGCCCCGCCAGGGCCGAGGTCCGCGAGGTCCTGGCCCGGGTGGGCCTCGGCGACCGCGCCCGCCACCGGCCCGCGCAGCTGTCCGGTGGGCAGCAGCAGCGCGTGGCCCTGGCCCGGGCCCTGATCACCCGCCCCGAGGTGCTCTTCGGCGACGAACCCACCGGCGCCCTGGACTCGCAGACCGGCCGCGAGGTGCTCACCCTGCTCCGGGCCATGGTCGACACCGAGCGCCAGACCGTCGTCATGGTCACCCACGACCCCGTGGCCGCCTCCTACGCGGACCGCGTGGTCTTCCTCGCCGACGGCCGGCCCGGCGGTGAACTCCGGGGCGCGCACGCCCAGGACATCGCCGCCCGCATGACCGCGCTGGAGGGAGCGCCGTGCTGA
- a CDS encoding Crp/Fnr family transcriptional regulator gives MSTPSPIRIAAVLSTEHRGRLMSQAREVNFPESARIFDEGTRADSFWIVRSGTVTLEIPVAGRRAAPVESLGPGELVGWSWLFPPYVWQLGAEAMTPVRAYEFDAATVRMLMDADPTFGSAIGHWVGRVLAMRLQQTRTRLLELYAPRLTSTA, from the coding sequence GTGAGCACACCTTCCCCCATCCGGATCGCCGCCGTCCTGTCCACCGAGCACCGTGGACGGCTGATGTCCCAGGCCCGTGAGGTCAATTTCCCGGAGAGCGCGCGCATCTTCGACGAGGGCACCCGGGCGGATTCCTTCTGGATCGTGCGTTCCGGCACCGTGACCCTGGAAATCCCCGTCGCCGGCCGCCGTGCCGCGCCCGTGGAGAGCCTCGGCCCCGGCGAGCTGGTGGGCTGGTCCTGGCTGTTCCCGCCGTACGTGTGGCAGCTCGGCGCAGAGGCGATGACGCCGGTACGGGCGTACGAGTTCGACGCCGCGACCGTCCGGATGCTGATGGACGCCGATCCCACGTTCGGCTCGGCGATCGGGCACTGGGTCGGGCGCGTGCTCGCGATGCGCCTCCAGCAGACCCGCACCCGCCTGCTGGAGCTGTACGCGCCCCGCCTCACCAGCACCGCCTGA